From Cryptococcus neoformans var. grubii H99 chromosome 6, complete sequence:
TTCTTATTCTCCTTGCTGGCCGATTCTCTGGCAAGCGAGTTGTTTTCCTCAAGCAGCTCGACTCTGGCTTGCTTTTGGTCTCTGGTCCCCACAAGTTAGTGTTTTTTGACCTATATCGACCGCGTGATCTGATCTGATCTGATCTTTTAGGCTCAACGGTGTCCCTCTTCGTCGAGTGAGCCAGGCTTATGTCATTGCCACCTCCACCAAGGTCGACATCTCCGGTGTCTCTATCCCTGAGTCTATCAACGATGCTTACTTCGCTAAGGCCAAGGCCGCCAAGTCTtccaaggaaggagaattCTTCGGtgaaggcaaggagaagaaggcgttccccgaggagaagaaggctgagcAGAAGGTGAGAGTGCTTGGCCAGGAATCAACAAGAGACCCAAGCTAACAAAAATCGCAGGCCGTTGATGCCGCTCTTATCGCTTCCATCAAGAAGGTTGAGAACCTTTCCAAGTACTTGAAGTCGTCTTGGGGTCTTTCCAAGAGTGACCGATTCCACGAGCTCAAGTTCTAGGCATTTGATGGGTATGAGATGCATGTATTACAGCTACGTTAGGACTACTTTACAACCATGGGGCCCATCCAACGTACATTGCACCCTGTACAACAGTCAGCCAACGTCGCAGCAGTAAAATGCTGGAGTGAGAACAAGCGAATGCTAAGAGGTGTAAATGACATACAAGATTTCTAGGAGAAGTGGCTTCCTTAATCAAAGTTTCAACCTGGTTGGGCACGGAAACGACTGTGCCTTCATTCATCACTCCTCGAAGTTTGCGTTTGATAGGATGGAGGTTTTTGTCGGCATTACTTCGAATGTCTCTGGGATCTGACTTTCCGCGACCCTGATAGTATGAGCCCGATTCTGCTAACAGTTTACTTACTCTACTGGTCCATTCAACGAGAGGGTCGTGGACAAAAGCCTCCAAGACACTCATTAAAGAGTCGCTATTTGAACGTAGGATACTCATAGTTATCTCTGCAGCTTTGCGAAATACGCCTATCTTCGATTAGTATTCAATTGGATTTCCAATCACGCACCTTCGACACCAGTTACACCCAAGGCGTCGACCATGTTTTGTGTGAGTCGGAAAGGTACACGTTCGGGGATCTCAAGGGTTTTGCCCTTGACAACTCAAAATTTAACGAGATCCTTCTTACATCTTCTTGACTTCAGACATACCTTTTCGAACAAACAATTGAGATCGACATGTACAGTATCACCTGAGAGTCCATCGAATAAGATATTTTCACCATGTCGATCACCGAGGCTGTATAAAGCAGCAATAAGCTACAATACgccttttttcctcttggTAGTAGCGAAAGTAGCCTACCCTAGAATGTAACCGATCATCGACATGACGGCCAGTGTGCGACTATAGGCTAAGCGACTGGATAACCATGCTGAAGGTTCTGGCCAGGATGTCAAAAACCACTCGCGAAAGACTGTCGGTTTATAACTGCAAAATATCAGCAGAGATACATGGAACACGCAATGTAGCATGGACATACAGTGGCAACACTTTATCCTTGAAGACGGCTGTGAGGACTTCTGGCGGGCATTGTTTCCTCGTTGTAGTGAGTAGGTCAATCACTTCGTTGATCTGAGTATGGCGGTTATGCGGATTTAGTGCAGTAAAGTGGAATAGCGTTTGAAGATCCGTTACTTACAAAAATCTTCTTATTCTGGCGACCGTAATTGGTTTCCAGGATGCCCTTGAATCCGTGGGTATTAGTCACCCACTCCAGCAAACCACACTCTTCATTCAGCGGCATGACAGCATAGGTCCGAACGTCTGCTGTCAGCTAATTATGATAAAGGTTGCACTCACAAAGTTGACGTCTTCTAGACTCCGAGGCACTTTTCAGGAGTTTGTTAATCATGGAATTGAGATCCATGACGCGAGCATCCTTTCTCAAATCGTCATGCGGCTtgcaaagaaaaggataTGCTTTGCCATCGCTGCCTATGAAGACAAGTTTCTTTGGTCTTTGAAGTGATGGCATGACGTCCACGCGATCCTCGACATCTAAGAATCAGCACTACTCGGAGTTAGGCAGACTTACCATGAATTTCTATTGGTGCGTTGGGGAAAGGATTGTGAGTCTTGACAGTGTCAGATGACGTGGGCAGATTACACGTCAAAGCGTCTTGAAGAGGCAATATCATCTTGGTAGGGAATGCGGATTTAACATAGGGAAAATGGGACTGGATTGATTTCTCCCGCTTGCGACCATCTACCTTGTGGTCAGTAAATTTTAACAGAGTGCTTGAAAAGGTATCTGCATCTCTGATTATCGTCGAGATAGACTTGTTTTTGTCAGCAAAATTCTTGGACTGGCGAAACTCACGGTTGCTTTTTGAAAGACTGCTAAACAGGCGTTTCGCCTTTCGTCTTGACAAGATTTCATGACACCGACCATTGGCCATAGAGCCTGTTGAGGATATTCAGAGATGACACGGACCATGATTGAACGCAGAATCCTTGAAACATCTACGCTAGGATGGACAATCCGAGAGACGATTTGAGGGAAAGCAGTGTAGAACTAATTATCAGTGAAGTCCATTAGTTAGTATACACACCTGATATGCTGGTAGATCATGAGCAGCTTCGCCGACCACAGAATGGATTTTGGAAATAAATTTCTTCCTAGTTTAAATGTGAACAAATGCAAGCTGGATTACCACCACAACGCTCGATACAGCCCACATGGCACTCAACGTACTTTTTGGCGTCTTTGGTGTCTCCCAGATCTAACCATAGAGTGAGCATCCTGGGCATCGTCTGGAAGATGTATTTCACGCCGTGGCGCAGAGCTATGCTGTAGTAATTGCAAGTATGGTAATTGTAGATTATTCTGTAGCGCTGTTAGTGAGGTTAAATGAGACAGTGTAAAACGTGAAAATGCTGACTTTTGTGCAGGATCACCAACCTGACCATCGTAAAAATGACCCAAATGATAGTAAGGAGACTCTAGACTGAGCCTCTGTGAGTGTCCAAGCATACATGGGTAGCAAATCGTACTCACGTATCACATAGAGTGATAGCTTGTGTATAGCGTTTGACTATTTCATTCTGATCAAATCTGTCTGTTTCGTTCGCCCATCTTGCAAGCAGAAGTACAGCCTACCAATATTAGTGGACACTTTAGACAGTTAGACGCACCTTTGCCAGATCCCTGCTCCTTCGAAATGAGTCTTGCTCGATATTTTCACTGGCCTTGCTATCAGTAGCCAAAGGCGCCAAAGTATTCTGAAGGTCTGTTAATGCTTTGAAAACACTGCCTTGAGCACGACGAAGTTTTGCCTCTTGTACGAATGCGAATGGTGCATCTGCCTCTCTGGCTTGTAGAGTGGCGCTATATGCCGTTTGCTCATAGCCAGCCTTCCTAGCTATTTTCGAGCTAAGAATCCAAGCGTCGCCTATCTCAGGGTTAAGTGAGGGTGTGTTCATGAGACCCAATGCTGTGCGACGTATGCTGAGAATAGCTTCCCGTACTCGAAAAGCAGGAGATGTCGTATAGAATCTCGAATCAAGGGAGGCAGTGAGCTGGCGTACATGTTGCTGAACGACTTTATGGCGgttcttgctcttgctgaCAATTTGAATTTCTTTCTTCGTGTCTTGAATCATAGCAATCTCTTGCACAAGGTGGAGCTGGAGCAATGCCTCATATACGGGTGTATAACCCTTTCCAGTGATGCCAGCCCCTACTTCACGACGCACTCGAGTGAGAACAGATGAAAGGTCACCGTCTTCATGTAGAGCAAGCAAAGCTTGGCCGATGGGCGGGCAGTCCGGACCAACCTGGCGGACTGTGTCCCAATCACCGATGATCCATGCGGCCTCTGCAGCAAACGGGGCTAGCTGAAGTGACCAATCTGGATGGCGAGTAATGACTCCCCGGATATGAGTTCGAAGGGTGTCTAACGTTAGCTCATATCATGAAAACCCAAGCTTACCATAATGTCCAAGATTTCGAAGACATTTCAGAAGTCCAACGTGTAACGTGGGGTCATCTGGAGATTGCTGCAACCTTACCTCCCAGCAGCTTTGCGCCGACGTCCATCTACCTGTGCTCTCATGTTCCCTGATTTGATGCTCTAAAGAAGGCGAAATAACAAATGCTGAAACACCCTCCATCCCATCTGGTTCGTCCAGTTCCGCATAAATTTGGTGCAGTCGCTCAAAATATGTTTGCAGTTCCGCAGtatcttttttctcctcccttAATTGGATAATCCTTTCCTCAAAACTTCTCAGAGACCTCGCATATGCCTTGCTCTGCAAAGCAGCATGCGCCATGAGCTCGGTTTCTATACTAGACAGTACCCCCTCAACGACTTTGGATCTTTCTCCTCGATCTAGGTGGCTACCCTTCACTCGCTGTAATCGCAACCATTTACTCAGGTGGTCCATCAGGTCAAAGATAACCTGTGCACTGAGGGATCGTCTGTCGGCCGGACTAGTAGGCTGTACTTGATCTTGCAAAACAGTTTTAATTTCAAGGCAAATCTCGTCGCGGTACTCGCGTACGCCAGAAAGTAGAACATTGAGAacgagatgaggaaggataTGGTGGGCTACACTGACATCTTGATTTCTCAGTACGCCACAAAAAACACCAAAGATAGCTTTGCTATCGCTGACAGAGCGATCAGTATCGGGCATGGACATCACTTTGCTAATAAGGTCTGTCGCCCAGCGCTGTAGCCATTCGCGATATGTTGGGGCGGCTACATATATGGGGTGCGAGAAGGTGCGAAAAGAAACATCATGCAGGGTAAAACGTGATTCGAGCAGTGGTGTCAGGGTTTCGAGCTGATCTTTTGGGAGGCTTTGCCATCGTTGTCGAATTGAAGGATCGATTTTACTTGCTGGGTGGATAACTTTGAGGGAAAACCCACAAAAACGAAGGAGCTCCTGTATAGCAAAAGCAAGATGGTTCTGATGCTTTGTATCGTTGGTGGCGCGAAAAGCATCCACGAGAAGATCACGCACAAGATGAAGGGCAAAATCGAGTGACTCCTTGTGATCAGCGAAGTTCGAGGTGATAGTAAATGTATTGCTTTCGACGTAGTATCCCAGACGGTCAGGATCCAAGGCGCCGATAATACCCAAACATTCATAGCTGAGATCCCTCAACTCCTGACAATCTCCATCTCTAGTAGCAATGGATAAAAGGGTAGACATAAGTCGAGCGGCCACTGGATTAAAAGTATCTCCTTTCACAAGATCCTGGATGCTTTCTTGAAGAGTGACCAGCAGTAGCCTCAACTCACGGATAGAAGCCAACGAAATTGCTATGTTCTTGCTAGCAACCCTATCAAGAACTTTTGTGATACGAATATCAATCGGCCATTTCTTCCGCTGGGCTGTCAATAGACTGGCAGCTCTCTGGAGTTCGTCGATATGATCCATGCCTACAACTTCTTCGACGAATTGACTCAGATCATTTGCACTGTCGGCGATCTCATCGATGATTCGGATGGCGACAGATTTCGCGGTCTTGTCAAATGTGGGCCAATTTGCCACTAGTGCACCAGTAGTGCGGCCTACAAAAGGACCAATATCGGCGTATTTGAGAGTAGAAGTGAAGACTGCCCATGTGTTAAGAGTTTCATGACGGAGCTCTTTGATGCCAAGTGTGCTTTGTAAGCTCGCCATGATCTGAATTGTCAGCCATTTTCATACCGGCCGGTACACACCTGtggtgaaaaagaagacatCGAATCCCCCACTAGTTTGATTAAGACGCCCATGCTCCTGATGATTTTCTTTTTGTATTCTACTGACTTTTTGCCTAGCACGTCATGTAGCATATCGTTGAGTTGAGAAATGACTCCTAGCATATAGGGCTTAAGAAATGCTCCTAAGTCGGTACCTGTCCGTTGATATGCCATGGCCTTGCTCAACCCTAACTTTGCAGCTCTCCTGGCGGCCTTGTCTTGGTCACCTAGTTCAACAACGAGAATCACCATAAGGTCAACCATACAAGATCCCATGAGAGATTCTACAGTGATCAAAGGCTCATGCTCAGAATAACCATGAGTCATGCTTCGAATGAGGTCAACCAGGAAGTCAAGACTTTCAGCCGTCTGCTGGGGGTGGAGAAAGACTTGCGCGAGGATACCAGCAATATGGTCCATAAATAAACGACCTAATCGCTGCTTTACGATACTCGCCACATGTATTAGGGCTTCTCGGTTGCGCGACAGTACAAGCGCTGGTAAGATATGCGGCAATGTCGTATGCAAGAAGTTTTGTCGAGTAGAACCGATGAACTGCATTGTCTCGGAGATCATATAAGGAGAGCGAATGATATTGTCGGCCAGGAGTACACTGATGCGATCGAGGAACGGAGACAGAAGAGTATACGGTGTTTTATGATGATGCTTAGCCAGGGCGACGAGCTGCGATATTAGTAAGGTATTTCCCAATGATAACTTACCTCTGTGTAAGCAAGGGATCTAAGAGGAGAATTGTATGATCCGAGCTGGCGTAGAAGTAACTGCAGGACGAAGCATAATGACTCCCCCTGGGCAAGCCTGCCGAGGTCACCGAGCAAAAGCACGGCAGTTTCGGCAGTTGCTGGAGACTGAAGTGGGGTAGAGGCCGCCTCAATGTACCTTTGTTGATTTTTCCTGGCAATGATGTGATCCACACCAGCATTTTGGGTCATGAAAAAAAGTGATAACGTTCGACTTGATGGTCAGCCAGCACAAAAGTGATCGGACTTACCCGGCAGCTACTCTCATGGGACGCTCGCGTGCATTTAAACCCATGACGACTTTTTCATAGATAATTTCCAAGTTTTGGGATTCTGCGGCTATCGCACCAGATGGAGCATGCTCGATTATGCTGCTCAGTGCATTCATCATCGATAAGTCGAACACATTGACTTTGATCCATAACTCCAGGACCTTAGGATTAAACTCTTTGGATGTAGGATATCGGGGCCAATCATGCTCGCCAACGGCGAAGCGAACAATTTGAGGCATGAGATGCGCGATGGCAGACAAGGATAAACTGATATCAGTCTAAGTTAAATCAATCGACACTCACGAATTCTGAATAAGTATATCGACTATAGAGCTTCCTTCGGGAGGGTCGGGAAGATCTGGGAGAAGTTCACGAAGGTCTGCAATCAAATTCCCGCTTgtcctccttttcctcttcttggaTTTCTGAACATCCTTCTGCAAAAGAGCAGAAACAGTGTCAAGCTTGACCGAGTTGCCTGTTTGTATGGAGATTTCTTTGGCTGTTTTTTCCCACTCCTTGATTTGGTCAAGGCCGACGATTTGTTTGATAGTATCGCGGGAAAGGCGAGGGCCTACAGGAGTCAAAAGATGGCAGATTCCAGGGAAGCCAATAGAATCGTCCTTAATATCTAGATTCCCGCATTGGCGTAAAAGTGACCACCACACATCATATTTCAATCCCTCGTGGACTGAGGCCATTTTCTCATAGAAAGTCATTAGTGCTATTTTTCTGTCCGCACCATCGACAATATCAATACTTGAGACATACGAGCAAGCCTTGGTCAATCCTTGATGGATATTCCGCCCAAGAGCTTTGTTCACTGTCTGTATGTATATTAATTGCGATTCTGGTGTATCTATTAAACGGCTAGCTTCAGAAAGCTGGGCGCAAGCTGTTGAGATAAATGATAACGCAAAAGGGAGATCGAGCTGAAGAATGGCAGATACAATTGATAACACGGCACAAATGTTGCTTGGAAGCTCGGCAAAGCCATAAAGCTTTGATTCGTGCCCATCTATCACGTCTATTTTGTTAGTTTTCCTCCAGATATACTGACCCACCTTGACAAAACAAAGTCAACTGGCTCAGTATCTGCGCTGCCCTTCCCGGTCCTTTAGCCCATGTATCCTCATCGTCGGGCTGGTCTCGTCCTAATATCTGAATGATATATACAACCACCTGTACCGATTCGTCTGTAGGAACAGACGCGATTGATGAGCAAGCTATTTGCAGCAGCCTAGGGATCAGCCATTGGTAAAAGGGTGCCTGATTGTATGTTTCCGTCAGAAATCTAGGAGAGAGTGTTGCTTGTCGCTTGATGATGGCAAGAGTATATGTGGCTTGTTGAACGTTTACTGTGATACTCATTGACAGAGGTTTGAGGATGCAGTGCTCCAGCAGGACTTGGACGAGATCGCCTGGACTCGATTGCTGTTGATCTCCTGAAGGAGTGAGACCTTCACTGAggaggcgaggaaggagggattGGAGATCAGCTCCCTGTATGTTGTACTGTGTGGCGAGCTGCGTCATCGGTGGTGGTTCGCGCCGCTGAGGGGCATTGGGTTCGCTGcgaaaagagggaagggacCCAGAAAGTCTCAATCAGCTTTTCTGGGAAGGCGGAGTGGAGGTGTCCAAGAAAGCAGCAGACGAGTCTACCGTAGCAGGGGAGCGCGTCGCGTAGCCATTCCTAGTTGATTTGATGCCGAGATTTGATTCCGAGGAAATTGCTTCCGTTCCCTCGCTCCTTAGCTTTGGAACCACCATAATAATCAGATCACACCACTGTTCAACTCATCTACCATAACTACCAGCTCATCATGTCCAAGAAATCTGATCTCCTCGTCCGTGTACGATACCTCAACCCGCTTCCAAATCCTCCGTTCCCTCCAAAACTCCTCAATGTCAATACAAACATATCCAGGTTAGGGGAACCCGCCTACCTAGACCAGCTCGCAGCCACTACTCCCCTTCCTATGCTCGTTGATTCAGAAATGGGTATGCCTCTGGACTTGAATGCTTATGATGGTGCATGGGACGGAAAGGATCAATGTGCGTCATGATATCTTGGGACGCAACTGATATGTAGCTTTAAATCCTATCCCTGACTCCGATAGAGTCCATCATCCTGTAGATCTCACTTTGCTCGCGCCGTTCAACCCTCCGCCGACATCAAACGGGGATCTCAAATCAGTCCTCTCGAGCAACGAAGTATCGTGGATGAGGAATTCAAGTTATCTTACGAGAAGAAACAATGCTAAAAGGAAGGATGCTGCGGAAATTAGAGAGGAAGCTGCTGTCGATGCCTCGGAGGCGGCCCAGTTGTTGATGATCGAGAAGACATTTCTGGATGTAACTTCCCAAGATGTAAACCAATTACAACATCCCAATCCGAAAAAGAGACATCTTAAGGTTGTCGAGGTAAGTTCCTTCAATCAGTTCGAATCATCATGTAACTCTCCATATTACAGAGTTACGACGTCCTgccagatgatgaagcaTGGCCAAACAACtacattcttcttcgattCCCTGAGCGACCTTCTGCAGCGACAGCAATTGTGAGTTTAAATTCACCCTCGCCACATACAATAGGAAGCAGAAAAGTCGGCATTTCAAAGCTCATGCTCGCTTGTAGAATCCCGCGGCGGGCGCGTCTTCCCCTCGTCTTTCCAAATCTATTCTCCGCCCCATCGTCCAAGATGACCAGCAGATGATGGAGTTCTATCTTCCCCAGGAGGAAGACCTTTCTAAGCTGGACGAGGCTTACAGACGCGCCGTGGATGAGGAACctttggagaagataaTGCAGTTGAATGAGGAAAATCCCAACGATCCAGAGATTGATCATATCTTTTCAGTAAGTTAATCACTCAAATTACTACTTTTCCTCACCATTATCAGAATGTCTATTATGACCGCATACGTACATACGAAGTTGTCTCTACATCGGCACCCAAAAAAGAGATTCTTGTTTCCTTCCAGGAGGGCGAAGAGAGTGATAATGAGCCAGCTActaagaagagaaagggtgTCTATTATAAGGAAATTAATTTCCGAACCCTTTtgagaaagaccagaaCGAAGGTAGGTTTCAATGAAGGATGGATAGCGCTAATTCATTAGCCACATGACGAGGTCGATGGACAATCCGACAGATGGGATAAGAGCCGCGTGGGCTTCAGATTGCCTAGCCAGGCGGACATTGCCCATCGTGATGAAGCGAAAAGCCAGGTTGCTGACCCTACATGGACAAATGAAGAACTCAGACGTGTACATGGTGGCGACAATATGGCTGAAGGGCAAGGGGAAGCAAttgacgacgaagaagtgGGAGTTGATGAAGGTGCAATCGAGGCTGAGAGAGGGGCACATGACGGAAGCGAATAGGATAAATGGATGCATACATACAACACTTATAACCACTACATTGTAAAATAATAGCCCTCTACTCATCGTCAAGAATCTCTCTTATTCTTTGCACAATATCTAGATAAGCCATAGTTGCCGGACTCTCCGGATATTCATCCAAAAAGCTTATCCCCTGGTCACAAGTCATCCCAATTCTAGGGTCCAGTGGCACTTTCCCCAGTAATTCTATGCCCAGCTCTTTGCCCATCGCCTCAGCCCCACCTGTAGTGGGGGCAAATATTTGGCTCTCATTCTTGCAATTGGGACAAACAAAACCAGACATATtctccaccatccccaGAATGGGAATCCCGACTTTCTTGCAGAAATCAATTTCCTTTCTGACATCTTGCAGTGCCACCTCTTGCGGCGTCGTTACAAGTACAGCGCCATCAATACCTGCCTCCTTCAAGTACTGTACAATTGACAGATGCTCGTCGCTTGTTCCAGGAGGTGTGTCAACAACCATGTAATCCAAATCACCCCACTCAACATCCTTCAAGAACTGCTTAATAAGCCCATTTTTTTTCGGCCCACGCCAGATGACGGCAtcagacgaggaaggaagtaGAAACCCGATCGACATGACAGCTAAATTGTCAAGTGCATAGGCGGGAGACCATCCAGAGGCCGAGGTGTGGATGGTTGAAGATTCTAATCCCATAAGCAAAGGGATCGATGGCCCACAGATGTCAATGTCCATTATTCCCGCCTGGTCTCGTATCAGCGACAATCCTGTCGAAGTAATCGAGAACTCTTACTTGGCACTCTTCATCCGCTGCAAGGGCCCAAGACAAGCCTGCAGTAAATGTGCTTTTCCCCACGCCACCTTTCCCTGAAAGCACCAATATCTTCCGTCTTACAGAGCTCATTCGCTCTCGGATAAGTGGCAAATCAGGATCAGGCCCTTTGGGTCCTTCTGCACAGACAGATTGGTTGGGACAGCCTTCACAAGCATCTGCCTTGCCAGCCTGCGAAGATTCAACCCCCTGCCGTACATTGTCGTCAGCGGCGCCTAGGAAATGGGACGTAAGGAACGTACGGGGCAATGTTGAGGGGCATTTTCTGGTACTGTGGTAGGCAGGACGGTAGATGATGGTGCGAGAGGGACAGGAGAGGGGATAGGAAATGGCCTTTGTGTAGCTATCATAGTTAAAGAATTACACTTTCGTTCAATATCAGAATGAGGAGGTAACCGGATACTCATGTATAGAAAAGAGAAGTTCGCAGATGAAAGAACGCAGCAGGACGGCCGAAGTGTTAATCAATACGTAAGCAAAAATTCCAATACGTAATGTGCCGAAGTTGGCCGATGCTTACAAACAGCTCGGGCGCGTCAGGAGTTCGTTGGCCACGGGAACTAGGGTACGTACGGGCGTAGGCTCGACAAGACCTGTCGATTAATTAGTACGGGCGTATGGCGGGCCCGGGGTCCCAGCGGCAGGCAACAAACGGCATAAGCTGGATGTCGCGATGTTATACAGAGTCGCACTCCCCGGCGTCTACAACAAGGAAGGGGCTGCCATTCCACCTTGTCCCCAATGTAACCAAACAAACACTGTGCGCGCGCTTGCATATTCGATTTTCCGATATGCAGCGATATGCCACATAACGGTGGATAACGGCGGACACAATTTTGTCCGGTATGCTACCAAAGTGGGCATATCGGGAGAGTCCGATATGCTGCCGCGCGCACGGTGaaacctccacctcagaCGACCGCGATCGAGCTCTCTTGCCTTTACAGATTATGACTTGAAGTCTACTCTCTCGTTGATTAAGAAGCTCGAAGCATTGTGGTACCGGCCTCCCAAGACACCCGAAGATCCACAACCGGATATATTGCCTACTTTCATGGTTCTCCGGTCAGCTGGTGTTCGCGGCGCCAGCGTACCGTCGCGCATTCAACCATGGAAGCGGAATATATTGCGGCAGCTCAAATTACTCGTGTGATCATTTGGCTTCGGGGCTTATTGAAGGGAATCGGTCTGTAAAACCGGTCTCTCGCATGTGGACCCCACCACCCTGCACATCGACAACCAATCAGCCATTTGCCCCTCACACAACACACTCTCCCACGAGAAGTCTAAGCATATCGACATTCGATATCATATTATTAGGGAGAGGGGGGGAAGTAAAGAACTAAAACTAGCGTATATTCCAACTGGAAAGCAGTGGGCCGACGTTCTTACCAGGGCCTTGGATGGAATAAGCCACGGAAAGGCAATCAAGGCGTTCGTTGCACCTTGCCAGGGAAGAGACGGAAAAAGGAGGATTAAGAGTAAGGGGAGAATATTAGGAGAAACTCCGGATGACGGGTATAACCATAGACGAAAGGATTGTTAAGAAGAGCAGTGCAAGCTGGCCTACTTCTGCTTCGACAGGTATGTTGGGTGATTAGACGAGGTTGGCCATGTCCTTGAGAGGAGGGTTCCAAGGGTGGTCGGAGGGGTATTCAAGCCCCTAATCCTGTCGACTTGGGGACTGATGAGTCATGGGATGATAGATGAGTGGAAAAGTTGGAGAGAGGCGATGCCAGAGGGGGTATTTATACTGATGCAAAGGAGGATAAGTGTGGAATTGGTGAAAGCAAGGGCTTGGACTCTAATCCCCTGAGGGAGGCGCGCCCAGAAGGGTTGAACGAGGGAAGGGTGAACGAAGCACCCATTTACCGCTCGACTCTTGCAAAATCAATAAAACATCTTTCggcttgcctcttctttctttccgcCTAATCGGCatcctccactccttccCCAACACTTCTTCAGTGTTCATTTCCCTCCGGCTTGGCAGCCCCTCCTTCGGCACGAGTTAGAGATATCTTTATCCCGAGAGAGATGGGTAGgcagaaggaaaggatggtAAATAAAGTAGCTTTCCGTAGTTTCATAGTTTCCCAGAAAATCAATACTTTCTCATTACCTTGCCTTTGAgcattcttcctttcaaGTCGCTTCAATCAGCCCTTAGTCCAGCTTCTGCTCTTTCAGGCCCTGGCAATTCTTCCGTCCGGCTCTGCTAGGCTTGGATTCTTTACCTTCATTCGTCCAGTTCTACACCATCCGAGTTGAGCGCCGGACAGCTACGCTGACTGACGTGACGCCTG
This genomic window contains:
- a CDS encoding large subunit ribosomal protein L6e, which encodes MARSKPLAPHVGRLSRSQVAAKRGLFKGQKAGAAPAKTETPAFTEKKVGGKANGEKRLVPTNKASKYYPAEDVRKPKVSRKTPGKTILRSSITPGTVLILLAGRFSGKRVVFLKQLDSGLLLVSGPHKLNGVPLRRVSQAYVIATSTKVDISGVSIPESINDAYFAKAKAAKSSKEGEFFGEGKEKKAFPEEKKAEQKAVDAALIASIKKVENLSKYLKSSWGLSKSDRFHELKF
- a CDS encoding serine/threonine-protein kinase ATR, with product MTQLATQYNIQGADLQSLLPRLLSEGLTPSGDQQQSSPGDLVQVLLEHCILKPLSMSITVNVQQATYTLAIIKRQATLSPRFLTETYNQAPFYQWLIPRLLQIACSSIASVPTDESVQVVVYIIQILGRDQPDDEDTWAKGPGRAAQILSQLTLFCQDVIDGHESKLYGFAELPSNICAVLSIVSAILQLDLPFALSFISTACAQLSEASRLIDTPESQLIYIQTVNKALGRNIHQGLTKACSYVSSIDIVDGADRKIALMTFYEKMASVHEGLKYDVWWSLLRQCGNLDIKDDSIGFPGICHLLTPVGPRLSRDTIKQIVGLDQIKEWEKTAKEISIQTGNSVKLDTVSALLQKDVQKSKKRKRRTSGNLIADLRELLPDLPDPPEGSSIVDILIQNSLSLSAIAHLMPQIVRFAVGEHDWPRYPTSKEFNPKVLELWIKVNVFDLSMMNALSSIIEHAPSGAIAAESQNLEIIYEKVVMGLNARERPMRVAAGRTLSLFFMTQNAGVDHIIARKNQQRYIEAASTPLQSPATAETAVLLLGDLGRLAQGESLCFVLQLLLRQLGSYNSPLRSLAYTELVALAKHHHKTPYTLLSPFLDRISVLLADNIIRSPYMISETMQFIGSTRQNFLHTTLPHILPALVLSRNREALIHVASIVKQRLGRLFMDHIAGILAQVFLHPQQTAESLDFLVDLIRSMTHGYSEHEPLITVESLMGSCMVDLMVILVVELGDQDKAARRAAKLGLSKAMAYQRTGTDLGAFLKPYMLGVISQLNDMLHDVLGKKSVEYKKKIIRSMGVLIKLVGDSMSSFSPQIMASLQSTLGIKELRHETLNTWAVFTSTLKYADIGPFVGRTTGALVANWPTFDKTAKSVAIRIIDEIADSANDLSQFVEEVVGMDHIDELQRAASLLTAQRKKWPIDIRITKVLDRVASKNIAISLASIRELRLLLVTLQESIQDLVKGDTFNPVAARLMSTLLSIATRDGDCQELRDLSYECLGIIGALDPDRLGYYVESNTFTITSNFADHKESLDFALHLVRDLLVDAFRATNDTKHQNHLAFAIQELLRFCGFSLKVIHPASKIDPSIRQRWQSLPKDQLETLTPLLESRFTLHDVSFRTFSHPIYVAAPTYREWLQRWATDLISKVMSMPDTDRSVSDSKAIFGVFCGVLRNQDVSVAHHILPHLVLNVLLSGVREYRDEICLEIKTVLQDQVQPTSPADRRSLSAQVIFDLMDHLSKWLRLQRVKGSHLDRGERSKVVEGVLSSIETELMAHAALQSKAYARSLRSFEERIIQLREEKKDTAELQTYFERLHQIYAELDEPDGMEGVSAFVISPSLEHQIREHESTGRWTSAQSCWEVRLQQSPDDPTLHVGLLKCLRNLGHYDTLRTHIRGVITRHPDWSLQLAPFAAEAAWIIGDWDTVRQVGPDCPPIGQALLALHEDGDLSSVLTRVRREVGAGITGKGYTPVYEALLQLHLVQEIAMIQDTKKEIQIVSKSKNRHKVVQQHVRQLTASLDSRFYTTSPAFRVREAILSIRRTALGLMNTPSLNPEIGDAWILSSKIARKAGYEQTAYSATLQAREADAPFAFVQEAKLRRAQGSVFKALTDLQNTLAPLATDSKASENIEQDSFRRSRDLAKAVLLLARWANETDRFDQNEIVKRYTQAITLCDTLESPYYHLGHFYDGQVGDPAQKIIYNYHTCNYYSIALRHGVKYIFQTMPRMLTLWLDLGDTKDAKKKKFISKIHSVVGEAAHDLPAYQFYTAFPQIVSRIVHPSVDVSRILRSIMVRVISEYPQQALWPMVGVMKSCQDERRNACLAVFQKATSISTIIRDADTFSSTLLKFTDHKVDGRKREKSIQSHFPYVKSAFPTKMILPLQDALTCNLPTSSDTVKTHNPFPNAPIEIHDVEDRVDVMPSLQRPKKLVFIGSDGKAYPFLCKPHDDLRKDARVMDLNSMINKLLKSASESRRRQLYVRTYAVMPLNEECGLLEWVTNTHGFKGILETNYGRQNKKIFINEVIDLLTTTRKQCPPEVLTAVFKDKVLPLYKPTVFREWFLTSWPEPSAWLSSRLAYSRTLAVMSMIGYILGLGDRHGENILFDGLSGDTVHVDLNCLFEKGKTLEIPERVPFRLTQNMVDALGVTGVEGVFRKAAEITMSILRSNSDSLMSVLEAFVHDPLVEWTSRGRGKSDPRDIRSNADKNLHPIKRKLRGVMNEGTVVSVPNQVETLIKEATSPRNLGAMYVGWAPWL